The proteins below come from a single Haladaptatus paucihalophilus DX253 genomic window:
- a CDS encoding DUF6789 family protein yields MVDNDTQATVEVEVGEDVAEPDFDSLSGIVTDGFIGAIGGLVGTAVMTAVLLVGTTLGAFDLNSFSVLARLTGADVILPSNPAAVGYVIFLGGGMITWPLLFVSIGSYLPGETYAARGIPYGFVLWTGFVLAFYDGYTGVLLALYLLLTLLAHFAYGFALGSVFDYLSKRPTTLV; encoded by the coding sequence ATGGTTGATAATGACACACAAGCAACCGTGGAGGTCGAGGTCGGCGAGGACGTCGCGGAACCCGATTTCGACAGTCTCTCCGGCATCGTCACGGACGGGTTCATCGGTGCCATCGGCGGCCTCGTCGGCACCGCCGTCATGACGGCCGTGTTGCTGGTCGGGACGACCCTCGGCGCGTTCGACCTCAACTCGTTTTCCGTGCTGGCGCGGCTCACGGGTGCCGACGTGATCCTTCCCTCGAATCCAGCGGCCGTCGGGTACGTCATCTTCCTCGGCGGCGGGATGATCACGTGGCCGCTCCTGTTCGTCTCCATCGGGTCCTACCTGCCGGGCGAGACGTACGCGGCGAGGGGGATTCCTTACGGGTTCGTCCTCTGGACGGGGTTCGTCCTCGCGTTCTACGACGGCTACACCGGGGTTCTGCTCGCGTTGTACCTGCTGTTGACCCTGCTCGCGCACTTCGCGTACGGCTTCGCCCTCGGCTCCGTGTTCGATTATCTCTCCAAGCGCCCGACGACGCTCGTCTGA